A portion of the Carya illinoinensis cultivar Pawnee chromosome 11, C.illinoinensisPawnee_v1, whole genome shotgun sequence genome contains these proteins:
- the LOC122281465 gene encoding transcription factor MYC2-like, producing MHGMTDYRITPSMNLWTSEDNPSVIESFMSSDLSFWPTPPPPPHQAQQLQPQSSASTSADPTKALPQSQPSGALFNQETLQQRLQALIEGARESWTYAIFWQSSYDYSGASILGWGDGYYKGDDDKSKGKAKTTSSAAEQEHRKKVLRELNSLISGSAASAADDTVDEEVTDSEWFFLVSMTYSFVSGDGLSGQAFFNSSPVWVAGADRLTDSPCERARQGQVFGLQTMVCIPSANGVVELGSTELILHSSDLMNKVRDLFNFDSLEMGGSWPVTDQGENDPSSLWINDPTPAAPMEIKDSLNSTTVPSVPGTTNIGLQISKAIQFENPSSSSLTENPSAIHMPNTNQNHQQRQQSQTQSFFTRELNFSDYGYDGSSVVKNGNPNQLKPGSGEILNFGESKRSSYVSGHSQFVAPAVEENNKKKRTQSRGSNEEGMLSFTAGVILSNDCVVKSSGGGGMADSEQSDLEASVAKEADSSRVVDPEKRPRKRGRKPANGREEPLNHVEAERQRREKLNQRFYALRAVVPNVSKMDKASLLGDAIMYINELKGKLQSTESDKEDLQKQLEGLKKEFAGKEPRYPGSVPSPPLSDKDSRTSRLIDLDIDVKIIGWDAMIRIQSSKKNHPAARLMAALKELDLDVHHASVSVVNDLMIQQATVKMGSRFYNQEQLRLALSAKVGDSR from the coding sequence ATGCATGGAATGACAGATTATCGGATAACACCGTCGATGAATCTGTGGACGTCCGAAGACAACCCATCGGTTATAGAGTCTTTCATGAGCTCGGATCTCTCGTTCTGGCCCACGCCTCCTCCCCCCCCTCATCAGGCTCAGCAGCTGCAACCTCAATCCTCCGCTTCCACATCTGCCGACCCCACAAAGGCCCTCCCGCAATCCCAGCCCTCCGGGGCGCTCTTCAACCAGGAGACCCTCCAGCAGCGCCTTCAAGCACTCATCGAGGGTGCCCGTGAGAGTTGGACCTACGCCATCTTCTGGCAGTCCTCTTACGACTATTCCGGCGCATCCATCTTGGGCTGGGGCGACGGCTACTACAAGGGTGACGATGACAAGTCAAAAGGGAAGGCCAAGACGACGTCGTCTGCGGCAGAGCAGGAACACCGCAAGAAGGTGCTCCGCGAGCTCAATTCTCTGATCTCAGGCTCCGCCGCGTCCGCCGCTGACGATACCGTCGACGAAGAGGTCACCGACTCCGAATGGTTCTTCCTGGTGTCCATGACTTATTCCTTCGTCAGCGGCGACGGCCTCTCCGGCCAGGCTTTTTTCAATTCGAGTCCGGTCTGGGTAGCTGGAGCGGACCGCCTGACCGACTCGCCGTGCGAACGCGCCCGTCAAGGGCAGGTATTCGGTCTTCAGACCATGGTGTGCATACCCTCGGCGAACGGCGTCGTGGAGTTGGGCTCCACGGAGTTGATTTTACATAGCTCGGATCTGATGAATAAAGTTAGAGATCTCTTCAATTTCGACAgcctggaaatgggtggttccTGGCCTGTTACCGACCAAGGCGAGAACGACCCATCTTCTCTCTGGATTAACGATCCCACACCGGCTGCTCCTATGGAGATCAAAGATTCGCTTAATAGCACTACTGTACCATCGGTTCCTGGCACCACCAACATCGGCCTTCAGATTTCAAAGGCGATTCAGTTTGAGAACCCTAGCTCCAGTAGTTTGACAGAGAACCCCAGCGCGATTCATATGCCAAACACTAACCAAAACCACCAGCAACGCCAGCAATCGCAGACCCAGAGCTTCTTTACCAGAGAGTTGAACTTTTCGGACTACGGATACGACGGTAGTAGTGTTGTGAAGAATGGCAATCCGAATCAGTTGAAGCCAGGATCGGGGGAGATTTTGAATTTCGGGGAGAGCAAGAGGAGCTCCTATGTTTCGGGCCATTCCCAGTTCGTCGCCCCGGCGGTGGAGGAGAATAACAAGAAGAAGCGGACCCAATCGAGGGGTAGTAACGAAGAGGGGATGCTTTCTTTTACGGCAGGTGTCATTTTGTCGAACGACTGTGTGGTGAAGTCGAGCGGCGGCGGCGGCATGGCCGATTCGGAGCAGTCCGACCTCGAAGCGTCGGTTGCTAAAGAGGCTGATAGTAGCCGAGTCGTAGACCCGGAGAAGCGGCCTCGAAAACGTGGTCGAAAACCGGCAAACGGGAGAGAAGAACCTCTGAATCACGTGGAAGCAGAGAGGCAGAGAAGAGAGAAGCTCAACCAGAGGTTCTACGCTCTCCGTGCGGTTGTTCCGAACGTTTCGAAAATGGACAAAGCGTCCCTTCTCGGGGACGCAATAATGTATATAAACGAGTTGAAAGGGAAGCTTCAGAGTACGGAGTCGGACAAGGAAGACTTGCAGAAGCAATTGGAGGGATTAAAGAAGGAATTTGCCGGCAAAGAACCCCGCTATCCGGGCTCCGTACCTTCCCCTCCGCTGTCGGATAAAGACTCAAGGACATCGAGATTGATAGACTTAGATATCGACGTGAAGATAATCGGATGGGATGCGATGATCAGAATCCAAAGCAGCAAGAAGAACCACCCGGCGGCAAGGCTGATGGCAGCTTTGAAGGAGTTGGACCTGGATGTGCACCACGCCAGCGTTTCGGTTGTGAACGACTTGATGATCCAACAAGCTACGGTGAAGATGGGCAGTCGGTTTTACAATCAGGAGCAACTCAGGCTAGCGCTATCGGCCAAAGTTGGAGATAGCCGATAA